GTCCCCGCGGCGGCCGCGGCGGCCGCGCCGGGCTGCGCGGGGTCCGACGAGGTGGCCACGCTCACGCGCCGATCACCCGGGCGAAGTCCTTGTCGTACTGCTGACGGGTCTTCTCGTCCAGCTCCATGAAGCCGTAGGCCCCGGAGAGGAACTCCTCGCTGGGGAAGATCAGCTCGTTGTCGACCAGCGAGGGGTCGATCGACTCCATGGCCTCCTGGGCCCCGTCGACGGGGCAGATGTAGTTGACCCACGCGGCGAGGGTCGCGGCGACCTCGGGCTGGTAGTAGTGGTCCATCAGCGCCTGGGCGTTGGCCCGGTGGTCGGCGCGGTTGGGCACCATCATGTTGTCCGACCACAGGGAGAGGCCCTCCTCGGGCACGACCCACTTGATGTCGGGGTTGTCGTACTGCATGGCGATGACGTCGCCCGACCACGCCTCGCAGGCCACGACGTTGCCGGCGTTGAGGTCGCGGATGTAGTCGTTGCCGGTGAAGCGGCGGACCTGCCCGGACTTCACGTAGCCCTCGAGCCGCTCCAGGGCAGAGCCCCACTGGTCCTGGCTGAACTCCTCGGGGTCCGCCCCCTCGAGCAGCAGCATGAACAGCATCGTGTCGCCCATCTCGCTGAGCAGGCTGACCTTGCCCTTCAGGTCGCTGCGCGTCATCAGCTCCTCGAAGGAGCCGACCTCCCCGGTGTACTTGGCGTTGTAGGCGATGCCGGTGAGCCCGGACTGCCACGGGACGCTGTAGGAGCGGTCGGGGTCCCAGGTGGGCGAGCGCAGGTCGCTCTTGAGGTTGGCCGCGACGTTGGGCATCGCGTCCTTGTCCAGCTCCTGCATCCAGCCCAGGCTGATCATCCGGGCGGCCATCCAGTCGGTCATGGTCACGATGTCGCGCCCGATCGGCTCGCAGCTGCCGAGCTGGTCCTTGACCTTGCCGAAGAACTCGTTGTTGTCGTTGATGTCGGTGTTGTAGGTGACGCTGATGCCCGACTCGGCCTCGAAGGCGTCGAGCGTGGGCATCTTCTTGCCCTTGACGTCGATGTACTCCGGCCAGTTGGAGAAGACCAGCATCTTCTCGGTGTCCGAGAGGTCGGTGGAGGTGCAGCTCTCCGTGGTCTGCACCTGGGACTCGGTGCCGCAGGAGGCCAGCAGCGAGGGGGCGCCCAGGGCCAGCGCGCCGAGGCCGGCGCCGCGCAGCAGCGAGCGGCGGCCCACCCGGTGGGGCGGAAGGGGGCGGAAGGGTTCCAGGGGCATCGGTCGACCTCCATCGCTGACGGGTGTCGCGGACGGGCGTCACCCATGGGCTGAATGTGGATCGTCGCAGCCTACGACCGATCGAACAAGGGAAACCGTGGTCTGGAAACAGAAGTGCAACGAAATCCCTTGTCCGGATGTCGCCGCACCACGCGCGAAGGGCGCCCAGGACGGTACGGTGCGCGGCATGACCAGGAAGCAGGAGCGCACCGGCCTGAACCTCGACGAGGTGTCCAAGGCGATCATCGAGCAGCTCCAGCAGGACGGCCGACGCTCCTACGCCGCCATCGGCAAGGTGGTCGGTCTCTCCGAGGCCGCCGTGCGCCAGCGGGTCCAGCGGCTCGTGGACAGCGGCGTCATGCAGGTCGTGGCCGTCACCGACCCCCTCGAGCTGGGCTTCGCCCGCCAGGCCATGGTCGGCGTGCGCTGCACCGGCCAGCTCGAGCCGGTCGCCGACGCGCTGGCCGAGCTCGAGGAGATCGACTACGTCGTCATCACCGCCGGCTCCTACGACCTGCTCGCCGAGGTCGTCTGCGAGAGCGACGAAGCGCTGCTGGACCTGATCTCCCACCGGATCCGCAACATCCCGGGCGTCGTGGCCACCGAGACCTTCATGTACCTCAAGCTGCGCAAGCAGACCTACTCCTGGGGCGTGCGCTGAGCGAGGTCGCCCGGCTCTCGCTGTGGCACGCGAGCGCCGAGGAGGACTGGGCGCCGCGGCCGCCGCTGCCCGGTGACCGCGACGCCGACGTCGCGGTCGTCGGCGCCGGCCTCACCGGCCTGTGGACCGCCCACTACCTCGCCGAGGCCGACCCCACCCTGCGGGTCACCGTCGTGGAGTCGCAGGTCGCCGGGTACGGCGCGTCGGGCCGCAACGGCGGGTGGTGCTCCGCCCTCTTCCCCGCCTCCGCCGACTCTCTGGCCCGCGACCACGGGCGGGACGCCGCCCTGGCCCAGCACCGGGCGATGCGGGCCACGGTCGACGAGGTGCTGCGCGCCGCAACAGCCGAGGGGATCGACGCCCGGGCCGCCAAGGGCGGCACGGTGGTGCTGGCCCGCGGCGCCGCCCAGCTCGCCCGGGCCCGGGCCGAGGTCGAGCACGCCCGCACCTGGGGTCGCCCCGAGACCGAGCTGGCGCTCCTCGACGCCGGCGCCGCCCGGGCACGCCTGGACGCCGCCGGGACGGTGGGGGCGACGTACACGCCCGACTGCGCCGCGCTGCACCCCGTGCGCCTGGTCCGCGGCCTGGCCCGCGCCGTGGAGCGACGCGGCGTGACGATCCACGAGGGCACCACGGCGCTGGCGGTGGAGCCCGGCCGGGTCCGCACCGACCGCGGCACCCTGCGCGCCGACGTCGTCGTCCGCGCCACCGAGGCCTGGACGCCCCGGCTGCCCGGGCTGCGCCGGGCCCTGGCCCCGGTCTACTCCCTGGTCATCGCCACCGAGCCGCTGCCCGAGGCGACCTGGGAGCGGATCGGGCTGCGCGAGCGCGAGACGTTCAGCGACCACCGCCACCTCATCGTCTACGGCCAGCGCACCGCCGACGGCCGGATGGTCTTCGGCGGCCGCGGCGCGCCGTACCACCTCGGGTCGCGCGTCCACCCCGCCCACGACCGCGACCCCCGGGTCTTCGCACGGCTGCTGGGCACGCTGCACGAGATGTTCCCGGTGCTGCGCGGGGTGCGTGTCGAGCACGCCTGGGGCGGACCCCTCGGCATCCCGCGCGACTGGTGCGCCTCGGTCGGGCTCGACCGGCGCACCGGGCTCGCGCACGCCGGCGGGTACGTCGGTGACGGGCTGTCGACCACCAACCTCGCGGGCCGCACGCTGCGCGACCTCGTGCTCGGCCGGGACACCGACCTGACTCGTCTCGCCTGGGTCGGGCATGCCTCGCCGCACTGGGAGCCCGAGCCGCTGCGCTGGCTGGGCATCAACGCAGGGCTGCGCGCCACGGTGCTCGCCGACGCCGAGGAGCGGCTCACCGGTCGGCCCTCGCTCGTCGCCCGTGCCGTCGCCCCGCTGCTGGGCTGACCCCGCGGCGCACGGTCGGGTGTGAGGATGGCGCCATGAGGAAGCTCGCGCTCGTCCGTCGCCCCGGCCCCCGCGTCGCCGAGGGTCTGGTGACCCACCTCGAGCGGTCACCCGTCGACCCCGACCTGGCGCTGCGCCAGTGGCAGGGCTACGTCGACGCCCTGCACGCCGAGGGCTGGCGCACCATCGAGGTGCCGCCGGCCGACGACTGCCCCGACGCTGTCTTCGTCGAGGACACCGTCGTGGTCTACGGCGACGTCGCGGTGATCAGCCGCCCCGGCGCCGACGAGCGCAAGCCCGAGACCGCCGGCACCGAGCAGGAGCTGCGCGGGCTCGGCTACCGCATCGAGCACATCGAGGCGCCCGAGACCCTCGACGGCGGCGACGTGCTCAAGCACGACGGCACCGTCTGGGTCGGCCTCGGAGGGCGTACGACGCCGGGCGCCGTCGACCAGCTCCGCACGCACCTCGCGCCGCTCGGGGCGGTCGTCGTCGGCGTACCCCTCGCGAAGGTGCTGCACCTGAAGTCCGCGGTGACCGCGCTCCCCGACGGCACCGTCATCGGGTGGGACCCGGTCGTCGACGACGCGAGCGTGTGGGAGCGCTACGAGTCGGTCCCCGAGGAGCCGGGCTGCCACGTGGTGGTGCTCGACGAGTCGACGGTGCTGATGTCGAGCGCCGCCCCACGGACCCGGGCCCGGTTCGAGGAGCGCGGCCTGCGGGTGGTGGCCGTCGACATCGGGGAGCTGGAGAAGCTCGAGGGGTGCGTGACCTGCCTGTCGGTGCGGCTGCGCGGGGCCCCCGGCCCGACCTGGGACCCACGCTAATTCGGTGGCGCCCAGGGTCCACCCGGCGCCACCATGTCCTCGGCGCCCACCCGGGCGCCGACCTGAGCGGCACCGCGCCGCCCGAGCGTGAAGGAGCGTGACATGTCCATGACTGTCCTGGGCCTGCCTGCAGACCACCCCCTCCTCACGCACCGGAGCACCCGCAGTGACCACACCTCACGGGACGTCGTCCCGTCACCCTGAGCAGCACCCCCAGCAGTACGCCGGCATCGACCCGGCCTTCGTCTTCGACTTCCGCGACAGCGACGAGATCGACGACACCAGCCAGCGCTGGAGCACCTGGCTCGACGTCGAGCCCCTGGCCCGCGGACCCGAGCCCCGACCCGACTGGGTCGTGACCTCGCAGGCCGCCATCGACACCGAGCTCGGTGTCCTCAAGACCGGCAAGGAGGCCGACGCGTTCCTGCTCGAGCGCGCCGTGCCGGGCTCCGACGCGGTGGGCGAGTCGGTCGTGCTGGTGTCCAAGCGCTACCGCGGCGAGGAGCAGCGCTCCTTCCACCGCTCGGCGGCCTACACCGAGGGCCGGGCGGTCCGGAACACCCGCGACAACCGTGCGATGGCCAAGAAGTCCGCCTACGGACGCAGCGTCGCCGCCGGGCAGTGGGCCTGGGCGGAGTTCCAGGCGCTCAGCCGGCTCTGGTCGCTCGGCCTGCCGGTCCCCTACCCCGTGCAGGTCGACGGGACCGAGGTGCTGATGGAGTGGATCAGCATCGAGGGCCCCGACGGCGAGGAGACCGCCCCGCGACTGGCGCAGACCCGTCCCGACGCCGACCTGCTCGGGTCGTGGTTCGAGCAGCTGCGCGAGGCGATGGCCACGATGGTGCAGGCCGGGCTGGTGCACGGCGACCTGTCGCCGTACAACACCTTGGCGGCCGGCGAGCGCCTGGTGATCATCGACCTGCCGCAGATGGTGGACCTGGTCGGCAACGTCAACGGGATGGACTTCCTGCTGCGCGACTGCCGCAACATGTGCACCTGGTTCCGGGCACGCGGCCTCGAGGTCGACGAGCTCGACCTGTACGCCGAGCTGCTGGCGCACGCGTTCTGACCGGGTCCGCGACCCGCACGTAGGGTCTCGGTCGTGAGACGCACCCGTGGCCACACCGTCGACGTCACCACCCTCGCCGAGCTCGAGCGCCGGCTCGGCGAGGGGGTGCGCCACCTGTCGGGGTGGCGGGTGCGCCACGTGGACCTGCGGGGTCGTCGCGACCTGCTGGCCGGCCACGACCTCGAGGGCGCGACGTTCCTGGGGTGCGACTTCGACGAGGAGGTCGTGCGCGGCGCCGAGGCCGACGGCGCCGTGGTCCTGCCCCGGCTCAGCGACCCCGACGTCCCGGTCGACGTACGCCGGCAGAGGCTCTACACCGCGGCCGAGCTCTACGACGCGCCCCGGTGGACCGACTCGCTCGACGGTCGCGCCTACGCGTGGTCCCAGGACCTGCCCCCGGGCTCCTCGGCCGACGAGGCCGCGCTCGCCCGCACGCTGCACGACCACGCGATCGACCTCGCCCTGGACACCTGGCGGGCCGAGCACCGGGTCGTCGGCGTGATGGGCGGGCACGCGGCGCGGCGGGGCGACGCCACCTACACCGACGCCGCCCGGCTCGGCCACCTGCTCGGGGACGGGCTCACCGTGGCCACCGGCGGTGGCCCCGGGGCGATGGAGGCGGCCAACCTCGGCGCCCGGCTCGCGGCGCACCCGGCTGCGGCGGTGGACGAGGCCGTCGCCGAGCTGGCCCGCGTGCCGTCGTACCGCCCGTCGGTCGATGCGTGGGCCGGCTCGGCGTTCGCGATCTGCGACCGCTTCGGCGATCCGCGCGAGAACCTCGCGATCCCGACCTGGCACTACGGCCACGAGCCGCCGGGCGTCTTCGCCACGGCCATCGCGAAGTACTTCCGCAACGCCACCCGCGAAGCGATCCTGCTGGAGGTCTGCGATGCCGGCATCGTCTTCCTGCCGGGCGCCGCGGGAACGGTGCAGGAGGTCTTCCAGGACGCCTGCGAGAACTACTACGCCGACGCCGGCGACGTGGCCCCGATGGTGCTGGTCGGGGTCGAGCACTGGACCCGCACCCTGCCTGCGTGGCCGCTGCTGCAGGCGCTGGCCGCCGAGCGCGCGATGGCCGACTCGGTGCACCTCGTCGACACCGTCGAGGAGGCCGCGGCGCTGCTGGTCTGAGGCCGGCTCAGCCCGCGAGCAGCCCCGCGCGTGCCGGGACGCCGCTGACCTCGCGGTAGTGATCGACCAGGGCGTCGTTGACCGCACGCCACGACCGGTCGGCCACGCTGAGCCGCGCCGCGCGCGAGACGCGGCGCCGCAGGAGCGCGTCGTCCACGAGGCGGTCCACGAAGCCGCCCAGCTCGCCGACGTCGCCGGGGCTGTAGAGGAAGCCGGCCACCTCGTCGGCGACCACGTCGACGGGGCCGCCGCTGCGCGGCGCCACCACCGGGACGCCGGAGGCCAGCGCCTCCTGGGCGGACTGGCAGAAGGTCTCGTGCCGCCCGGTGTGCACGAACACGTCGAGCGAGGCGTAGACCGCCCCCAGCTCCGCGCCGTGGAGCACCCCCGCGAAGTGGGCGTCGGGCAGGAGCCGACGCAGCCGGCCCTCCTCCGGCCCACCGCCGACCAGGACCAGGCGGAAGCGCGGGTCGGCGTGCAGGTGCACGAGGAGGTCCAGCTCCTTCTCGGCGGCCAGCCGGCCGACGTACCCGACCAGCAGCCGCCCGTCGGGAGCGATCCGGTCGCGCACGGCGTCGTCGCGGCGCCCGGGGTGGAACGCCTCGAGGTCCACGCCCCGCGGCCACAGGTGGGTGTCGGCCACGCCGAGGTCGGCGAGCTGGCGCATGCTGGCGCTGGAGGGCGCCAGGGTGCGCGCCACCCGGCCGTGGATCCGGGTGGTCAGCCGGGCCATCGCGCGGGGACCGCCGGCGATGCCGTACCGCAGCGCGAAGCCGACCAGGTCGGTCTGGTAGACCGCGACCGCCGGGATGCCGAGCTCCTGCGCGACCAGGGCCGCCTGGTGCCCGAGCGTGGCCGGGGAGGCCAGGTGCACGACGTCGGGCCGGAAGCGCTGCATCACGAACCGCAGTCGTCGCCGTGTCTCCAGGCCGATGCGGAAGTCGCGGTAGAACGGCAGGCTGGCGCCGCGCGCCACGGTCACCGGGAAGCCGGCGTACGACGCCGGGCCGGTGGGTGCGACCAGCTCGGCCACGTGGCCCTCGGCGGCCAGGTGCTCCAGCACCCGGCGCACGGAGTTGGTCACCCCGTTGACCTGCGGGAGGAAGGACTCGGAGACCACCAGCACCCGCAGCCGGTCGCTGCCGGTGGGGCGGGGTGCGTGCAGGATCGTCATGACCCTCACGGTGGGGCCGCGAGCGGACCTCCGGGGAAGCGTGGGGTGGGGTGTCCGGGACGCTCAGGTGAACGTCCGTGGAACCCGCTCGCCGGCCTACTCGGTGGCCGCGAGCTGCCCGCAGGCGCCGTCGATGTCGGAGCCGCGGGTGTCGCGGACCGTCGTCGGGATCCCCTTGGCCTCCAGCCGGCGGACGAACTCACGCTCGTCGGCGGGGTCGGAGGCGGTCCACTTGCTGCCCGGCGTGGGGTTGAGCGGGATCAGGTTGACGTGCACCCAGCCCCAGTCACCGCGGGCGTTGAGGACGTCGGCGAGCAGGTCGGCGCGCCAGGCCTGGTCGTTGATGCCGCGCATCATGGCGTACTCGATGGAGACGCGGCGCTTGGTGGTGCGGGCGTACTCCCAGGCGGCGTCGACGGTCTCGGCCACGGAGAAGCGGGTGTTGATCGGGACCAGCTCGTTGCGCAGCTCGTCGTCGGGGGCGTGCAGGCTCAGCGCCAGCGTGACCGGGATGCCCTCGGTGGCCAGCTGCTTGATGCGCGGCACCAGGCCGACGGTGGAGACGGTGACGCCGCGCGCGGACATGCCGAGCCCGTCGGGGGTGGGGTCGGTGAGCCGGCGAACGGCGCCGATGACCGCCTTGTAGTTGGCCAGCGGCTCCCCCATGCCCATGAAGACCACGTTGGAGACCCGGCCCGGGCCGCCCGGCACCTCGCCACGGGCCAGCGACCGGGCGCCGGCGACGACCTGCTCGACGATCTCGGCGGTGCTCATGTTGCGCTGCAGGCCGCCCTGACCGGTGGCGCAGAACGGGCAGGCCATGCCGCAGCCGGCCTGGCTGGACACGCACATGGTCGCGCGGTCGGGGTAGCGCATGAGCACCGACTCGACCAGGGCGCCGTCGAAGAGCTTCCACAGCACCTTGCGCGTGGTGCCCTTGTCGGCCTCCATGGTGCGCAGCGGGGTCATCAGCTCGGGCAGCAGGGCCCCCACCAGGTCGGCGCGCTGCCCCGACGGCAGGTCGGTCATCTGCTCGGGGTCGTCGACCAGCCGCGCGAAGTAGTGCGTGGAGAGCTGCTTGGCGCGGAAGCCGGGCAGGCCCTGCTCCTCCAGCAGCGCCTTGCGCTCGGCCGGGGTGAGGTCGGCCAGGTGCCGCGGCGGCTTCTTTCGACCGCGCGGCTCCTCCATCACCAGGGGCAGCGTCTTGATGGGCTCAGCAGGCGTCTGGGACATAACGGCCCCATCCTCCCACCCGCGGGGGTGTACGGCCGAACCATCGGCCGGCACCGTGACCCGTGCCTCAGCCCCGGCTGACCAGCAGCCACAGCACCAGGGCGGCCACTCCCCCGACCACGAGGGCGGTGGAGAAGATGCCGAGGAGCATGTAGCGGGCGAAGCGGCGCGTCAGCGGGTGGACCAGCAGCGCGATCGGCACCGCCAGGGTGACCAGCACGAACGGGAAGAGTTCCTCGGCGGCCTCGTAGTCCATCAGGGCGGCCAGCACGGCGGCGTACGCGCCGGGGACGACCACGACGAAGACCAGCCCGGCGAAGAAGCCGGTCAGGGCCGCGAAGACGGGGTGCCCGCGGTGCCACCAGCTCGGCTGCGGCTCCTCGGCGGGCGTCGCCGGGAGGGTCGCGGTGTCCCGCGGGTCGAGAGCGGCGCTGGGGTCGCTGGGGTGGCCCGTCATGGGCCCAGCATGCCCCGAACCCCGGCCGGGCACGCACCCCCGCGCCGGGCGGGGTGCCGCCAGCAGCGGCTCAGCGGTAGACGAGGTGGTGCAGCAGCAGCCAGATCGGCGCGATGGTGGCCAGCAGGGAGTCCAGCCGGTCCATCAGCCCGCCGTGGCCGGGGATGACCTGGCTCATGTCCTTGATGCCGAGGTCGCGCTTCATCACCGACTCGCACAGGTCGCCCAGGGTGGCCATGACGACCGCGATGAGGCCCAGGAAGATGCCGACCCACCAGTCCCCGTCGAGCAGCCACACGATCAGGATGATGCCGGCGGCGACGGTGAACACCATCGACCCGGCGAAGCCCTCCCAGGACTTCTTGGGCGAGATCACCGGGGCCATGGGGTGCTTGCCGAACAGCACACCGGCGACGTAGCCGCCGGTGTCGGAGGCGATGGTGACACCGATGAAGACGATGATGCCGCGCACGCCGTCGTCGTCCAGGCCGCCGCCGCCCAGTCCGCCCTCGGAGAGCAGCAGGGCGACGAAGGACCCCAGGAAGGGCACGTAGACGAGGGTGAACAGCGAGGCGGAGGCGTTCTGGACGTAGCCCTCGATGCCGCGGCGCAGCAGCCAGAGCATCGTGACCAGGCCGGTCACCGCGGTGGCGGTCACCAGGGCGTCGGAGCCGAAGAGGTAGGCGACGACCACCATGACCACGCCGCCCACCATCAGCGGCTCCTCGGGCAGGTCGATGCCCTTGGCGGAGAACCCGCGGCCGAGCTCCCAGACGGCCACGCACACAGCGATCGCGACGATCACCATGAAGGCGGCCTTGAAGAAGAGCAGCGAGGCGGCGATCGCCCCGAGCAGGACGGCCGCGGAGCCGATCGCGGCCTTGAGGTCGCGACCGGCTCGACCGTGGTCCTTGCCCGAGGTGGGCTGGCTCGCGGGAGTGGGGCCCGTGGGGGTGGGGGTGTCCATCGGGTCGAGCGTGCGGAGGTCTCAGACCTCCAGCAGCTCGGCCTCCTTGTTCTTCAGCATCTCGTCGATGGCGTCGGTGTGCTTCTTGGTGATCGAGTCGAGCTTCTTCTCGGCGCCGGTCACGTCGTCCTTGCCGACCTCGCCGTCCTTCTCGAGCTTCTCCAGGGCCTGCTTGGCGGTGCGGCGCAGGTTGCGCACGGCG
This genomic window from Nocardioides marinus contains:
- a CDS encoding polyamine ABC transporter substrate-binding protein → MPLEPFRPLPPHRVGRRSLLRGAGLGALALGAPSLLASCGTESQVQTTESCTSTDLSDTEKMLVFSNWPEYIDVKGKKMPTLDAFEAESGISVTYNTDINDNNEFFGKVKDQLGSCEPIGRDIVTMTDWMAARMISLGWMQELDKDAMPNVAANLKSDLRSPTWDPDRSYSVPWQSGLTGIAYNAKYTGEVGSFEELMTRSDLKGKVSLLSEMGDTMLFMLLLEGADPEEFSQDQWGSALERLEGYVKSGQVRRFTGNDYIRDLNAGNVVACEAWSGDVIAMQYDNPDIKWVVPEEGLSLWSDNMMVPNRADHRANAQALMDHYYQPEVAATLAAWVNYICPVDGAQEAMESIDPSLVDNELIFPSEEFLSGAYGFMELDEKTRQQYDKDFARVIGA
- a CDS encoding Lrp/AsnC family transcriptional regulator translates to MTRKQERTGLNLDEVSKAIIEQLQQDGRRSYAAIGKVVGLSEAAVRQRVQRLVDSGVMQVVAVTDPLELGFARQAMVGVRCTGQLEPVADALAELEEIDYVVITAGSYDLLAEVVCESDEALLDLISHRIRNIPGVVATETFMYLKLRKQTYSWGVR
- a CDS encoding NAD(P)/FAD-dependent oxidoreductase, whose amino-acid sequence is MPGDRDADVAVVGAGLTGLWTAHYLAEADPTLRVTVVESQVAGYGASGRNGGWCSALFPASADSLARDHGRDAALAQHRAMRATVDEVLRAATAEGIDARAAKGGTVVLARGAAQLARARAEVEHARTWGRPETELALLDAGAARARLDAAGTVGATYTPDCAALHPVRLVRGLARAVERRGVTIHEGTTALAVEPGRVRTDRGTLRADVVVRATEAWTPRLPGLRRALAPVYSLVIATEPLPEATWERIGLRERETFSDHRHLIVYGQRTADGRMVFGGRGAPYHLGSRVHPAHDRDPRVFARLLGTLHEMFPVLRGVRVEHAWGGPLGIPRDWCASVGLDRRTGLAHAGGYVGDGLSTTNLAGRTLRDLVLGRDTDLTRLAWVGHASPHWEPEPLRWLGINAGLRATVLADAEERLTGRPSLVARAVAPLLG
- the ddaH gene encoding dimethylargininase, which codes for MRKLALVRRPGPRVAEGLVTHLERSPVDPDLALRQWQGYVDALHAEGWRTIEVPPADDCPDAVFVEDTVVVYGDVAVISRPGADERKPETAGTEQELRGLGYRIEHIEAPETLDGGDVLKHDGTVWVGLGGRTTPGAVDQLRTHLAPLGAVVVGVPLAKVLHLKSAVTALPDGTVIGWDPVVDDASVWERYESVPEEPGCHVVVLDESTVLMSSAAPRTRARFEERGLRVVAVDIGELEKLEGCVTCLSVRLRGAPGPTWDPR
- a CDS encoding RIO1 family regulatory kinase/ATPase — its product is MTTPHGTSSRHPEQHPQQYAGIDPAFVFDFRDSDEIDDTSQRWSTWLDVEPLARGPEPRPDWVVTSQAAIDTELGVLKTGKEADAFLLERAVPGSDAVGESVVLVSKRYRGEEQRSFHRSAAYTEGRAVRNTRDNRAMAKKSAYGRSVAAGQWAWAEFQALSRLWSLGLPVPYPVQVDGTEVLMEWISIEGPDGEETAPRLAQTRPDADLLGSWFEQLREAMATMVQAGLVHGDLSPYNTLAAGERLVIIDLPQMVDLVGNVNGMDFLLRDCRNMCTWFRARGLEVDELDLYAELLAHAF
- a CDS encoding LOG family protein, which translates into the protein MRRTRGHTVDVTTLAELERRLGEGVRHLSGWRVRHVDLRGRRDLLAGHDLEGATFLGCDFDEEVVRGAEADGAVVLPRLSDPDVPVDVRRQRLYTAAELYDAPRWTDSLDGRAYAWSQDLPPGSSADEAALARTLHDHAIDLALDTWRAEHRVVGVMGGHAARRGDATYTDAARLGHLLGDGLTVATGGGPGAMEAANLGARLAAHPAAAVDEAVAELARVPSYRPSVDAWAGSAFAICDRFGDPRENLAIPTWHYGHEPPGVFATAIAKYFRNATREAILLEVCDAGIVFLPGAAGTVQEVFQDACENYYADAGDVAPMVLVGVEHWTRTLPAWPLLQALAAERAMADSVHLVDTVEEAAALLV
- a CDS encoding glycosyltransferase family 4 protein; protein product: MTILHAPRPTGSDRLRVLVVSESFLPQVNGVTNSVRRVLEHLAAEGHVAELVAPTGPASYAGFPVTVARGASLPFYRDFRIGLETRRRLRFVMQRFRPDVVHLASPATLGHQAALVAQELGIPAVAVYQTDLVGFALRYGIAGGPRAMARLTTRIHGRVARTLAPSSASMRQLADLGVADTHLWPRGVDLEAFHPGRRDDAVRDRIAPDGRLLVGYVGRLAAEKELDLLVHLHADPRFRLVLVGGGPEEGRLRRLLPDAHFAGVLHGAELGAVYASLDVFVHTGRHETFCQSAQEALASGVPVVAPRSGGPVDVVADEVAGFLYSPGDVGELGGFVDRLVDDALLRRRVSRAARLSVADRSWRAVNDALVDHYREVSGVPARAGLLAG
- the rlmN gene encoding 23S rRNA (adenine(2503)-C(2))-methyltransferase RlmN — encoded protein: MSQTPAEPIKTLPLVMEEPRGRKKPPRHLADLTPAERKALLEEQGLPGFRAKQLSTHYFARLVDDPEQMTDLPSGQRADLVGALLPELMTPLRTMEADKGTTRKVLWKLFDGALVESVLMRYPDRATMCVSSQAGCGMACPFCATGQGGLQRNMSTAEIVEQVVAGARSLARGEVPGGPGRVSNVVFMGMGEPLANYKAVIGAVRRLTDPTPDGLGMSARGVTVSTVGLVPRIKQLATEGIPVTLALSLHAPDDELRNELVPINTRFSVAETVDAAWEYARTTKRRVSIEYAMMRGINDQAWRADLLADVLNARGDWGWVHVNLIPLNPTPGSKWTASDPADEREFVRRLEAKGIPTTVRDTRGSDIDGACGQLAATE
- a CDS encoding phosphatidate cytidylyltransferase, with product MDTPTPTGPTPASQPTSGKDHGRAGRDLKAAIGSAAVLLGAIAASLLFFKAAFMVIVAIAVCVAVWELGRGFSAKGIDLPEEPLMVGGVVMVVVAYLFGSDALVTATAVTGLVTMLWLLRRGIEGYVQNASASLFTLVYVPFLGSFVALLLSEGGLGGGGLDDDGVRGIIVFIGVTIASDTGGYVAGVLFGKHPMAPVISPKKSWEGFAGSMVFTVAAGIILIVWLLDGDWWVGIFLGLIAVVMATLGDLCESVMKRDLGIKDMSQVIPGHGGLMDRLDSLLATIAPIWLLLHHLVYR